A window of the Sphaerobacter thermophilus DSM 20745 genome harbors these coding sequences:
- the cysK gene encoding cysteine synthase A produces MRIARDATELVGRTPLVRLNRVAPPGATIWAKLEMFNPGFSVKDRIALNMIRDAEERGLLTPDTVIIEATSGNTGIGLAWIAAIRGYRLIITMSARNSPERVALLRALGAEVILTPADQGTPGAIEEANRIAASLPKTFMPRQHWNPANPEIHRRTTALEIWEDTDGQVDVFVAGAGTGGTITGVGQVLKQKKPGVRIAVVEPAESPVLAEGRRGSHGIQGISPGFVPEVLDREVIDEVVLISTEEAFAMARRLIREEGLLVGISSGAAAAAAVRIAERPESAGLNIVTLFPDLAERYLSTPLFQQPEN; encoded by the coding sequence ATGCGCATTGCCCGCGATGCCACGGAACTGGTCGGCCGGACGCCGCTGGTACGGTTGAACCGGGTCGCGCCACCTGGCGCCACGATCTGGGCGAAGCTGGAGATGTTCAACCCCGGCTTCTCAGTGAAGGACCGGATCGCGCTCAACATGATCCGGGACGCTGAGGAGCGCGGGTTGCTGACGCCCGACACCGTCATCATCGAGGCGACCAGCGGAAACACCGGCATCGGTCTCGCCTGGATCGCCGCAATCCGCGGCTACCGGTTGATCATCACCATGTCGGCGCGCAACAGCCCGGAGCGGGTGGCGTTGCTGCGGGCGCTCGGGGCCGAGGTGATCCTGACCCCGGCCGATCAGGGCACTCCTGGCGCGATCGAAGAGGCCAACCGCATCGCCGCGAGCCTGCCCAAGACCTTCATGCCCCGTCAGCACTGGAACCCTGCGAACCCTGAGATCCACCGCCGCACCACCGCGCTGGAGATCTGGGAGGACACCGACGGGCAGGTCGATGTCTTCGTTGCGGGCGCCGGAACCGGTGGCACGATCACGGGCGTAGGGCAGGTGCTCAAGCAGAAGAAGCCGGGCGTGCGGATCGCGGTCGTTGAGCCGGCCGAGTCGCCGGTGCTGGCCGAGGGGCGGCGTGGCTCGCACGGCATCCAGGGAATCTCGCCGGGCTTTGTGCCGGAGGTACTCGACCGCGAGGTGATCGACGAGGTGGTGTTGATCTCCACCGAGGAGGCGTTCGCCATGGCCCGCCGGCTCATCCGCGAGGAAGGGCTGCTGGTCGGCATCTCCAGCGGCGCCGCGGCCGCGGCGGCAGTGCGGATCGCGGAGCGGCCGGAGAGCGCGGGGCTGAACATCGTGACCCTCTTCCCGGACCTGGCCGAGCGCTACCTGTCGACGCCCCTGTTCCAGCAGCCCGAGAACTGA
- a CDS encoding GerMN domain-containing protein — MVPARFSATASMPRGRRVLVLFMVLGLVLAACGSAETTPTPSAQEPTAPTGGAPATSTPAATESPAATPESTPESTTIPASPSPEASPSPTAERQVNVYFIRDEKIAAAHRLVPGSPRPATEAIQALLAGPTEAEQAAGMSTAIPEGTTLNGITIEGGLATVDLSGDFESGGGSFSMLARLAQVVYTLTQFPTVEQVRFELDGQPVEVFSSEGIVLDQPVNRAAYEDLTPAILVETPAFGDTVSGPLQASGTANVFEATFQIEILDEAGNQLAHQVVTATSGSGMRGTFDVTIPFEVSEPGSGTVVAYELSAKDGSRINEVRIPVEFQP; from the coding sequence ATGGTACCGGCTCGGTTCTCTGCCACGGCATCGATGCCGCGGGGGCGACGTGTGCTGGTCCTGTTCATGGTGCTGGGACTCGTCCTCGCGGCGTGTGGGAGTGCGGAGACGACTCCCACGCCGTCGGCTCAGGAGCCGACGGCGCCCACCGGCGGCGCACCGGCGACGAGTACGCCAGCCGCCACAGAGTCTCCGGCGGCTACTCCGGAGTCGACTCCGGAGTCGACCACGATCCCGGCGTCCCCGTCTCCGGAAGCGTCTCCGTCCCCAACCGCAGAACGGCAGGTCAACGTGTACTTCATCCGCGATGAGAAGATCGCCGCGGCGCACCGACTGGTCCCGGGCTCACCGCGCCCGGCCACCGAGGCGATCCAGGCACTGCTGGCGGGCCCGACCGAGGCGGAGCAGGCCGCCGGGATGTCGACGGCGATCCCGGAGGGGACCACGCTCAACGGCATCACGATCGAGGGTGGGCTGGCGACGGTGGACCTCTCGGGCGATTTCGAGTCCGGCGGTGGCAGTTTCTCGATGCTGGCGCGACTGGCGCAGGTGGTCTACACCCTGACGCAGTTCCCGACCGTGGAGCAGGTGCGGTTCGAACTCGACGGGCAGCCGGTCGAGGTCTTCAGCAGCGAGGGGATCGTCCTGGATCAACCGGTCAACCGCGCAGCCTATGAGGACCTGACCCCGGCGATCCTGGTCGAGACCCCCGCCTTCGGCGACACGGTGTCGGGGCCGCTCCAGGCGTCCGGCACCGCCAACGTGTTCGAGGCCACGTTCCAGATTGAGATACTCGACGAAGCGGGGAACCAGTTGGCCCATCAAGTGGTGACGGCGACATCCGGCAGCGGTATGCGCGGCACGTTCGATGTCACCATTCCCTTCGAAGTCTCCGAGCCTGGATCGGGCACAGTCGTCGCCTATGAACTCTCGGCCAAGGACGGCTCGCGTATCAACGAGGTCCGGATCCCGGTCGAGTTCCAGCCGTAG
- a CDS encoding HDIG domain-containing metalloprotein: MDRAEAWQLVTEYTTQPHLLRHMLAVEAAMRAYAERFGEDPDLWGLVGLLHDFDYERYPDISVEGHPVVGAKILRERGCSEEVVRAILSHAEDITGVKPESLMERTLVAVDELTGFLVAVALVRPTKSILDVEVKSVRKKWKVKEFAAAVNRQQIEEAAAAINMPLDEHIQVVLDAMKANAEALGLERKVA, translated from the coding sequence ATGGATCGCGCAGAAGCCTGGCAGCTCGTCACCGAGTACACCACACAACCGCATCTGCTGCGCCACATGCTCGCGGTGGAAGCGGCGATGCGGGCCTATGCCGAGCGCTTCGGTGAGGATCCGGACCTCTGGGGCCTGGTCGGACTGCTGCACGACTTCGACTACGAGCGCTACCCCGACATCAGCGTCGAGGGTCATCCCGTAGTCGGCGCGAAGATCCTGCGTGAGCGCGGCTGCTCGGAGGAGGTGGTCCGCGCGATTCTCAGCCATGCCGAGGACATCACCGGCGTCAAGCCCGAGAGCCTCATGGAGCGGACCCTGGTCGCGGTGGACGAGTTGACCGGCTTCCTGGTCGCCGTCGCGCTGGTCCGGCCGACCAAGAGCATCCTGGATGTCGAGGTCAAGAGCGTCCGCAAGAAGTGGAAGGTCAAGGAGTTCGCGGCGGCGGTCAACCGGCAGCAGATCGAAGAGGCGGCCGCGGCGATCAACATGCCGCTGGACGAGCACATCCAGGTGGTTCTCGACGCCATGAAGGCCAATGCCGAGGCGCTCGGCCTCGAGCGAAAGGTGGCGTGA
- a CDS encoding bifunctional folylpolyglutamate synthase/dihydrofolate synthase: MTASGATALTRYHWAAGFINGLIQAPPTPAPGTPMEEVRARARARMERLRAFLSVLGNPQERYRIAHIGGTSGKGSTAAMLAGILHAAGYHTGLHISPYLQVETEKLQINGRLIAGDRFADYVEHVAAAMEEWTRSGGQRLTYGEFWLALVLWAFAQERVEFAVIEVGAGGRFDLTNVVRSEVAVITSVGIDHVATLGHTIPEIAWHKAGIIKPGRPAITTVDDPAALDVIRHEAEEQGAPLTHLVPERDFRVLSSDATGTQVLDIASGTVFHVPMPGEFQGANAAAAIAAARALGDLPRGPIDNAAIAAGLAATRFPGRMEVVQERPRVVLDGAHNPAKMASLTRNLDRLGRPRRRIVVFGSLDSHDYLTMANLVAEAADEVIVTTPMATQRAAADARVLADAIMAAGRPAEVVAEPRDAIVAALERATPDDEIVATGSLYLVGAVREHWYRGDDIVLACSSWPPQRSGHTNNGSGSRAGT; the protein is encoded by the coding sequence ATGACGGCGTCGGGCGCGACGGCGCTGACCCGCTACCACTGGGCAGCCGGTTTCATCAACGGGTTGATCCAGGCCCCGCCGACTCCGGCACCGGGGACCCCGATGGAGGAGGTACGGGCCAGGGCACGAGCACGTATGGAGCGGCTCCGCGCCTTCCTGTCCGTCCTCGGCAACCCCCAGGAGCGGTACCGCATCGCGCACATCGGCGGCACGTCCGGCAAGGGCTCCACCGCCGCCATGCTGGCCGGGATCCTGCACGCGGCCGGCTACCACACCGGGCTGCACATCTCTCCCTACCTCCAGGTCGAAACCGAGAAACTGCAGATCAACGGGCGGCTCATCGCCGGAGACCGCTTCGCCGACTACGTCGAGCACGTGGCCGCTGCAATGGAGGAGTGGACGCGGTCCGGCGGCCAGCGTCTGACATACGGCGAGTTCTGGTTGGCCCTGGTGTTGTGGGCCTTTGCCCAGGAGCGCGTCGAATTTGCCGTGATTGAAGTCGGCGCCGGGGGTCGCTTCGATCTCACCAACGTCGTCCGCTCCGAGGTGGCCGTCATCACCTCGGTCGGCATTGACCACGTCGCGACCCTGGGGCACACGATTCCCGAGATCGCCTGGCACAAGGCAGGCATCATCAAGCCCGGCCGCCCGGCGATCACCACGGTGGACGACCCGGCCGCGCTTGACGTGATCCGGCACGAAGCGGAAGAACAGGGCGCGCCGCTGACACACCTGGTGCCCGAGCGGGACTTCCGTGTTCTCTCCAGCGACGCGACCGGCACCCAGGTGCTCGACATCGCCAGCGGCACGGTCTTCCACGTCCCGATGCCGGGGGAGTTTCAGGGTGCGAACGCCGCCGCGGCGATTGCGGCAGCCCGCGCGCTGGGAGATCTCCCGCGCGGGCCAATCGACAATGCCGCGATCGCGGCCGGGCTGGCCGCCACACGCTTTCCGGGGCGCATGGAGGTCGTGCAGGAGCGTCCCCGCGTGGTCCTCGACGGCGCACACAACCCGGCGAAGATGGCATCACTGACGCGCAACCTCGATCGGCTCGGACGCCCGCGCCGCCGCATCGTCGTCTTCGGCTCGCTCGACAGCCACGACTACCTGACCATGGCGAACCTCGTCGCCGAGGCGGCCGACGAGGTGATCGTGACCACCCCGATGGCAACGCAGCGCGCCGCGGCCGACGCCCGGGTCCTGGCGGACGCCATCATGGCGGCAGGCAGGCCGGCCGAGGTGGTAGCCGAACCACGCGATGCGATCGTGGCGGCGTTAGAGCGGGCGACCCCCGACGACGAGATCGTGGCTACCGGCTCGCTCTACCTCGTCGGCGCGGTCCGCGAGCACTGGTACCGGGGAGACGATATCGTGCTGGCCTGCAGCAGTTGGCCGCCACAGCGAAGCGGTCACACGAACAACGGGAGCGGAAGCAGGGCTGGGACATGA
- a CDS encoding DUF1858 domain-containing protein yields the protein MTPADASLIGPDTNVEALLDRFPVAATVFLRRRMHCVGCSMARFETIADVCAIYRQPLQAMLADLNAAVRGGAHAG from the coding sequence ATGACACCGGCTGACGCATCGCTGATCGGTCCCGACACGAACGTGGAGGCCCTGCTCGACCGGTTCCCGGTGGCGGCGACCGTCTTCCTCCGCCGCCGAATGCACTGCGTCGGTTGCAGCATGGCGCGCTTCGAGACCATAGCCGACGTGTGCGCCATCTACCGGCAGCCGCTGCAGGCGATGCTGGCGGACTTGAACGCCGCCGTGCGCGGCGGGGCGCACGCGGGCTGA
- the ctaD gene encoding cytochrome c oxidase subunit I: MTQPAVTLERRQPSLGSTIWSWITTVDHKRIGILYLFTSLSFFFVAGALALVIRAQLAVPDNTLVSPDAYNQVFTMHGLMMIFLVAMPLNAAFFNILVPLMIGARDVAFPRLNAFSYWAYLFGSILLLTSLVLGEAPNAGWFAYANLTSETFSPGRNLDFYTMSLQVLGVSSLASALNFFVTIVNMRAPGMTMLRMPLFVWMTFITSVLMLLAFPPLTIGLIELMFDRYFGTVFYQPAAAGDPVLWQHLFWIFGHPEVYILILPAFGVISEILPTFSRKPLFGYPFMVYSGIAIAFLSFGVWAHHMFAVGLGAIPNSVFGTTTMLIAIPTGVKIFNWLGTLWGGSIRITAPLLFAVGFVGMFTIGGISGVMHASVPVDYWQTDTYFVVAHFHYVLFGGTIMALLGGIYYWFPKIFGRMLNDRLGQVHFWLTLIFFNVTFFPMHFLGVDGMPRRIFTYASGMGWDLWNMVETVGAFGLGLSMLLLVYNVVTSLRSGERAKADPWDGRTLEWSIPSPPPEYNFAEIPHVRGRDDWWRRKQEIADGSAQPPATQPKAPIELPLPSYVPLLASLSLTIAAAGMVWQVYPVVGIGLALLLMSLVAWALEPNHPTGPAHHSAQPQPGSQPIQQPTSD, encoded by the coding sequence ATGACGCAGCCAGCCGTCACGCTTGAACGGCGACAGCCGTCGCTCGGTTCCACGATCTGGAGCTGGATCACGACTGTCGACCACAAGCGCATCGGGATCCTCTATCTGTTCACCTCACTCTCGTTCTTCTTCGTAGCGGGCGCGCTTGCACTCGTCATCCGGGCACAACTGGCCGTGCCGGACAACACGCTCGTCAGCCCGGACGCGTACAACCAGGTCTTCACCATGCACGGCCTGATGATGATCTTTCTCGTCGCAATGCCGCTCAATGCTGCCTTCTTCAACATCCTGGTCCCGCTCATGATCGGCGCGCGCGACGTGGCGTTCCCCCGGCTCAATGCCTTTAGCTACTGGGCGTACTTGTTCGGGTCGATCCTCCTCCTCACCAGCCTGGTCCTGGGAGAAGCGCCCAACGCAGGCTGGTTCGCCTACGCCAACCTGACCAGCGAAACCTTCTCGCCCGGGCGCAACCTCGACTTCTATACGATGAGCCTGCAGGTGCTGGGCGTCTCCTCCCTGGCGTCGGCGCTGAACTTCTTCGTGACCATCGTCAACATGCGGGCGCCGGGGATGACGATGCTGCGGATGCCGCTCTTCGTCTGGATGACCTTCATCACCTCGGTCCTGATGCTGCTCGCCTTCCCGCCGCTGACGATCGGGCTGATCGAGTTGATGTTTGACCGCTACTTCGGCACCGTCTTCTATCAGCCTGCCGCGGCGGGTGACCCGGTCCTGTGGCAGCACCTCTTCTGGATCTTCGGTCACCCGGAGGTCTATATCCTGATCCTGCCCGCCTTCGGGGTCATCTCGGAGATCCTGCCGACGTTCTCTCGCAAGCCGCTCTTCGGTTACCCGTTCATGGTCTACTCCGGTATCGCCATCGCGTTCCTGTCCTTCGGCGTCTGGGCGCATCACATGTTCGCCGTGGGGCTCGGAGCGATACCCAACTCGGTGTTCGGCACGACGACCATGCTGATCGCCATCCCCACCGGCGTGAAGATCTTCAACTGGCTGGGGACCCTCTGGGGCGGCTCGATCCGGATCACCGCTCCGCTGCTGTTCGCCGTGGGGTTCGTCGGGATGTTCACCATTGGCGGCATCTCGGGCGTGATGCACGCCTCGGTGCCGGTCGACTACTGGCAGACCGACACCTACTTCGTGGTGGCCCACTTCCATTACGTGCTCTTCGGCGGCACGATCATGGCCCTCCTGGGTGGCATCTACTACTGGTTCCCCAAGATCTTTGGGCGGATGCTGAACGATCGGCTGGGGCAGGTGCACTTCTGGCTGACGCTGATCTTCTTCAACGTTACCTTCTTCCCGATGCACTTCCTCGGGGTCGACGGCATGCCGCGCCGCATCTTCACCTACGCCTCCGGGATGGGCTGGGACCTGTGGAACATGGTCGAGACGGTCGGGGCGTTCGGTCTCGGGCTCTCGATGCTCCTCCTGGTCTACAACGTGGTGACGTCCCTGCGCTCGGGCGAGCGCGCGAAGGCCGACCCGTGGGACGGCCGCACGCTGGAGTGGTCGATCCCCTCGCCGCCGCCTGAGTACAACTTCGCCGAGATCCCGCACGTGCGTGGGCGTGACGACTGGTGGCGGCGGAAGCAGGAGATTGCGGACGGGTCGGCCCAGCCGCCGGCGACCCAGCCGAAGGCGCCGATCGAGCTGCCGCTACCGTCGTACGTGCCGTTGCTCGCCTCACTGTCGCTGACGATCGCGGCGGCGGGGATGGTGTGGCAGGTCTACCCGGTGGTCGGGATCGGCCTGGCGCTCCTCCTCATGAGCCTCGTCGCCTGGGCGCTGGAGCCGAATCACCCCACGGGCCCGGCGCACCACTCCGCGCAGCCGCAACCCGGTT
- the recD2 gene encoding SF1B family DNA helicase RecD2, producing MAITSSSPSPPTAELEGTVERITYQNPSNGYTVLKVTTRRGAEVTVVGQLGGVNPGETLHLDGFWTTHPQHGRQFQATGFRSILPATTEGIRKYLGSGLIRGVGPVTARRIVEHFGAEALDVIDQQPERLSEVRGLGPKRIKAIIAAWAEQRAIKDVMVLLQSLGVHTGLAVRIYREYGDDALHIVQTDPYRLARDVWGIGFKTADTIGRSLGIPHDDPGRLAAGVRYVLSQAADRDGHVYLPRDELVTAAAELLGCDPAQVDAVIPDLVAARDVFVEANDGVEAVYLSALGGAEIAVARRLSRLAAADDDRLAAFQSVDWERAFDWLHHTQGMPPLAAQQVAAVRTALTQRVTVLTGGPGTGKSTTLRAVVTLARAKRASVILAAPTGRAAKRMAEVTGREAQTIHRLLKLQPGGAAFFNEENPLPADLVVVDEASMLDVALCNTLLKAIEPGTHLLLVGDVDQLPSVGPGNILRDVIDSGAVPVVRLDEVFRQAEQSAIVRNAHRINHGEMPQWGRDIRDFAVLRLPEGPDVIERAAETIIELVQERLPRAYGLNPGEIQVLSPMNRGPAGTRRLNELLQEALNPAAPGKLETRAAGRLIRTGDRLIALRNNYQLEVFNGDLAYVQSLDPIEQRFRLALDDGRTVDVPFTQADEFGHAFAISVHRAQGSEFRAVVMPVLTAHYLMLQRNLLYTAITRARELVVLVAQPRAIAIAVRNDRIARRYTALAERLRSLA from the coding sequence ATGGCCATCACGTCCTCGTCTCCATCCCCTCCCACGGCGGAGCTGGAAGGCACGGTCGAGCGCATCACCTACCAGAACCCGAGCAACGGGTACACGGTTCTGAAGGTAACCACCCGGCGCGGTGCCGAGGTGACGGTGGTCGGGCAACTCGGCGGGGTCAATCCCGGCGAGACGCTGCACCTAGATGGATTCTGGACCACACATCCACAGCACGGACGCCAGTTCCAGGCGACGGGCTTCCGCTCGATCCTCCCGGCGACGACGGAGGGCATCCGCAAGTACCTCGGCTCCGGGCTCATCCGAGGGGTTGGCCCGGTCACCGCACGGCGCATCGTCGAGCACTTCGGCGCCGAAGCCCTCGACGTGATCGACCAGCAGCCCGAGCGACTCAGCGAGGTGCGCGGGTTGGGGCCGAAGCGGATCAAGGCCATCATCGCCGCCTGGGCCGAGCAGCGGGCGATCAAGGACGTGATGGTCCTGCTCCAGAGCCTTGGCGTGCACACCGGACTGGCGGTGCGCATTTACCGCGAGTACGGCGACGACGCCCTCCACATCGTCCAGACCGACCCCTACCGGCTCGCGCGCGATGTCTGGGGCATCGGCTTCAAGACGGCCGACACGATCGGCCGCTCGCTGGGCATCCCCCACGACGACCCGGGGCGGCTCGCAGCCGGTGTGCGCTACGTCCTCTCCCAGGCCGCCGACCGCGACGGCCACGTGTACCTCCCCCGCGACGAGCTGGTGACAGCCGCCGCCGAACTGCTCGGCTGCGACCCGGCCCAGGTGGACGCCGTGATCCCGGATCTCGTCGCCGCGCGGGATGTGTTCGTCGAAGCGAACGACGGGGTGGAAGCGGTCTACCTCAGCGCGCTCGGCGGCGCCGAGATCGCCGTGGCGCGGCGACTTTCCCGGCTCGCCGCGGCCGATGACGACCGGTTGGCCGCCTTCCAGAGCGTCGATTGGGAGCGCGCCTTCGATTGGCTCCACCACACGCAGGGCATGCCACCCCTGGCCGCACAACAGGTCGCGGCCGTGCGCACCGCCCTTACCCAGCGCGTGACCGTCCTCACCGGCGGGCCGGGGACAGGGAAAAGCACCACCCTGCGCGCGGTCGTGACGCTGGCGCGGGCCAAGCGCGCCAGCGTCATCCTGGCCGCGCCGACCGGCCGCGCCGCCAAGCGCATGGCGGAGGTGACCGGGCGCGAGGCGCAGACGATCCACCGGCTCCTGAAGCTCCAGCCCGGCGGCGCCGCCTTCTTCAACGAGGAGAACCCGCTCCCGGCGGACCTGGTCGTGGTTGATGAAGCCTCGATGCTGGATGTCGCGCTCTGCAACACGCTGTTGAAAGCGATCGAGCCGGGGACGCACCTGCTGCTCGTTGGCGATGTCGACCAGCTCCCATCGGTGGGCCCGGGCAATATCCTGCGCGACGTGATCGACAGTGGCGCAGTGCCAGTGGTACGGCTCGACGAGGTCTTCCGGCAGGCCGAGCAGAGCGCCATCGTCCGCAACGCCCATCGGATCAACCACGGCGAGATGCCGCAGTGGGGTCGGGACATCCGCGACTTCGCGGTGCTGCGCCTCCCTGAGGGGCCCGACGTCATCGAGCGGGCTGCGGAGACGATCATCGAGCTGGTCCAGGAGCGGCTGCCGCGCGCGTACGGGCTGAACCCCGGCGAGATCCAGGTCCTCAGCCCGATGAACCGCGGCCCAGCGGGCACCCGCCGGCTGAACGAGTTGCTTCAAGAGGCGCTCAACCCCGCCGCGCCCGGTAAGCTGGAGACGCGGGCGGCCGGGCGGCTCATCCGCACCGGAGACCGCCTGATCGCCCTGCGCAACAATTATCAACTCGAGGTCTTCAACGGCGATCTCGCCTACGTGCAGAGCCTGGACCCGATTGAGCAGCGGTTCCGGCTCGCACTCGACGACGGCCGCACGGTCGACGTGCCGTTCACCCAGGCGGACGAGTTCGGCCACGCCTTCGCCATCTCGGTCCACCGGGCGCAGGGATCGGAGTTCCGTGCCGTGGTAATGCCTGTGCTGACGGCACACTACCTGATGCTGCAGCGCAACCTGCTGTACACCGCCATCACGCGCGCCCGGGAACTTGTCGTGCTCGTCGCCCAGCCCCGTGCCATCGCGATCGCCGTGCGCAACGACCGCATCGCCCGCCGCTACACCGCCCTCGCCGAACGCCTCCGCTCGCTTGCCTGA
- a CDS encoding Crp/Fnr family transcriptional regulator — MRQSDDPRPNGWDAARRTAFLPSVRLFRELPPEALAAIAYRLRPRPLEAGEFVFLAGTPAAHVSLLAEGRIKIIRETEDGREVILRVIQPGEIFGGAGIWGEAVYPASAVALDAGVVLQMPVGDFSALIGEHPDVALAVIRELAQRLREAEARISELQTERAERRIARALLRLASKTGVQTEDGVEIGLRLTRQDLAELAGTTLGTASRTLSAWDRAGLIIAGRERVVIREMHRLVALAEDLHELESE; from the coding sequence ATGCGCCAGAGCGATGATCCCCGACCCAATGGCTGGGACGCCGCCCGCCGAACCGCGTTCCTCCCCTCAGTTCGCCTGTTCCGCGAGCTGCCCCCCGAGGCGCTGGCCGCCATCGCCTACCGCCTGCGACCACGGCCGCTCGAGGCGGGCGAGTTCGTCTTCCTCGCGGGCACTCCTGCGGCGCATGTCAGCCTCCTGGCCGAGGGGCGGATCAAGATCATCCGGGAGACGGAGGACGGACGTGAGGTCATCCTCCGGGTGATCCAGCCGGGGGAGATCTTCGGCGGCGCCGGCATCTGGGGTGAGGCGGTCTACCCGGCGAGCGCCGTCGCCCTCGATGCAGGTGTTGTGCTGCAGATGCCGGTCGGGGATTTCTCTGCGCTGATCGGTGAACATCCTGATGTCGCCCTGGCGGTGATCCGGGAGCTGGCGCAGCGCCTCCGGGAGGCAGAGGCGCGCATCAGCGAGTTGCAGACCGAGCGGGCCGAGCGCCGCATCGCGCGGGCGCTGCTGCGCCTGGCCAGCAAGACCGGCGTCCAGACCGAGGATGGGGTTGAGATCGGGCTGCGGCTGACGCGCCAGGATCTGGCCGAGCTGGCGGGGACCACGTTGGGCACCGCCAGCCGGACGCTGAGCGCCTGGGATCGTGCCGGGCTGATCATTGCCGGGCGGGAGCGCGTGGTCATCCGCGAGATGCACCGGTTGGTCGCCCTGGCGGAGGACCTGCACGAACTGGAGAGCGAGTGA
- a CDS encoding endonuclease domain-containing protein, with the protein MRRNTSTGRVRGTTQALNAAARQLRRTQTPAEATLWQALRGRSFHGLKFRRQHPLGPYVVDFYCPSLRLIIEVDGDVHHERRDYDTARTEHLAQYHYHVVRFRNEEVLCDLDGVLQRLTALITEDHPAATLEQPRSPG; encoded by the coding sequence GTGCGGCGGAACACGTCGACGGGTCGGGTGCGGGGCACGACGCAGGCGCTCAATGCGGCGGCGCGACAGCTCCGGCGCACCCAGACCCCGGCCGAGGCTACCCTGTGGCAGGCGCTGCGCGGGCGGAGCTTCCACGGGTTGAAGTTCCGGCGGCAGCACCCGCTTGGCCCCTACGTCGTCGATTTCTACTGTCCCAGCCTGCGGCTCATCATCGAAGTCGACGGCGATGTGCACCATGAGCGCCGGGACTACGACACCGCGCGGACGGAGCACCTCGCCCAGTACCACTACCACGTGGTCCGTTTCCGCAATGAGGAGGTCCTGTGCGACCTCGATGGCGTCCTGCAACGCCTCACCGCGCTCATCACAGAGGACCACCCCGCCGCTACGCTCGAGCAGCCTCGGTCCCCAGGCTGA
- a CDS encoding 4Fe-4S dicluster domain-containing protein, whose product MTYVIAEPCIGVKDASCVEVCPVDCIHSDDEAEQYYIDPDECIDCGVCAEVCPVEAIFFEDDLPEQWADFLRINREYFQK is encoded by the coding sequence ATGACCTACGTCATTGCGGAGCCCTGCATCGGCGTGAAGGACGCCTCCTGCGTGGAGGTGTGCCCTGTGGACTGCATTCACTCCGATGACGAGGCCGAGCAGTACTACATCGATCCGGATGAGTGCATCGACTGCGGGGTATGCGCCGAAGTCTGCCCAGTCGAGGCCATCTTCTTCGAGGATGACCTGCCCGAGCAGTGGGCCGACTTCCTGCGCATCAACCGCGAGTACTTCCAAAAGTAA
- a CDS encoding HAD family hydrolase: MTRRLVLFDVDGTLIERGDPAHVEAIDRGIHAVFPAAAHVSILHLDMDGKLDRQLVRGVLAAAGIDPAVPPSTLAAIFETGAELYRAAWGGRSGDHDLLPGIRPLLDRVAADPRFALGVLTGGIRPIVEIKFRRLGLADFFPIGAFGDDDVEERPDLLPLAIQRAEAHYGAPFPPNRVVIVGDTPHDVRCAHVGGAAALAVATGRYAEDALREAGADVVLPDLTDTDRVVDALLTLTGE; encoded by the coding sequence ATGACGCGGCGGTTGGTGCTGTTTGATGTCGACGGCACCCTCATCGAGCGGGGCGACCCGGCGCACGTCGAGGCGATCGACCGTGGAATCCACGCGGTCTTCCCTGCCGCGGCCCACGTCAGCATCCTCCACCTCGACATGGACGGCAAGCTGGACCGCCAGCTCGTGCGCGGCGTCCTGGCCGCCGCCGGGATCGACCCCGCAGTGCCGCCGAGCACCCTGGCCGCCATCTTCGAAACCGGGGCCGAGCTCTACCGGGCGGCCTGGGGCGGGCGGAGCGGCGACCACGACCTGCTTCCGGGTATCCGTCCCCTCCTCGACCGGGTCGCCGCCGACCCGCGCTTCGCCCTCGGCGTGCTTACCGGTGGCATACGGCCGATCGTCGAGATCAAGTTCAGGCGGCTGGGCCTGGCCGACTTCTTCCCCATCGGCGCCTTCGGTGACGACGACGTGGAGGAGCGCCCGGACCTGCTGCCGCTTGCCATTCAGCGGGCCGAGGCACACTACGGCGCGCCGTTCCCGCCGAACCGGGTCGTCATCGTCGGCGACACACCACACGACGTGCGCTGCGCCCATGTAGGCGGCGCCGCGGCGCTCGCCGTGGCTACCGGCCGCTACGCGGAAGACGCCTTGCGAGAGGCCGGTGCCGACGTCGTCCTGCCCGACCTCACCGACACCGACCGCGTGGTCGACGCCCTCCTCACGCTCACCGGCGAGTGA